A genomic region of Saccopteryx bilineata isolate mSacBil1 chromosome 1, mSacBil1_pri_phased_curated, whole genome shotgun sequence contains the following coding sequences:
- the DNAJB13 gene encoding dnaJ homolog subfamily B member 13 encodes MGQDYYAILQITHNAEDAQIKKAYRKLALKNHPLKSVEPSSAEIFRQIAEAYDVLSDPVKRGIYDKFGEEGLKGGIPLEFGSQTPWTTGYVFHGNPEKVFHEFFGGDNPFGEFFDAEGNEVDLNFGGLWGRGVKKQDPVIERDLYLSLEDLFYGCTKKIKISRRVLNEDGYSSTIKDKILTIDVKPGWRRGTRITFEKEGDQGPNIIPADIVFIVKEKLHPRFRRENDDLIFVKPIPLGKALTCCTVEVKTLDGCLLNIPINDIIHPKYFKKVPGEGMPLPEDPTKKGDLLIFFDIQFPTRLTPQKKQLLRQALLT; translated from the exons GTACCGGAAACTAGCCCTTAAGAACCACCCATTGAAGTCcgttgagccatcctcagcagagATCTTCAGGCAAATAGCAGAGGCCTACGACGTGCTGAGCGACC CTGTGAAGAGAGGCATCTACGACAAGTTTGGAGAAGAGGGTCTGAAGGGCGGGATTCCTCTGGAGTTTGGGTCCCAGACCCCATGGACAACTGGTTATGTCTTCCACGGCAACCCTGAAAAGGTGTTCCATGAGTTCTTCGGGGGAGACAACCCCTTTGGTG AGTTTTTTGATGCAGAAGGAAATGAGGTGGATTTGAACTTTGGGGGGCTTTGGGGCCGAGGGGTCAAGAAACAAGACCCCGTAATTGAAAGAGACCTCTACCTATCCCTGGAGGACTTATTTTATGGCTGCACCAAGAAAATCAAGATCTCCCGCAGG GTGCTGAACGAGGATGGCTACTCCTCCACCATCAAGGACAAGATCCTCACAATTGATGTGAAGCCTGGTTGGAGGCGGGGCACACGAATCACCTTCGAGAAGGAAGGTGACcag GGCCCAAACATCATCCCAGCCGACATCGTCTTCATTGTAAAGGAGAAGCTACACCCTCGCTTCCGCAGGGAGAATGATGACCTCATTTTTGTGAAACCCATCCCCTTGGGCAAG GCTCTGACCTGCTGCACCGTGGAGGTGAAGACCCTGGATGGCTGTCTGCTCAACATCCCCATCAATGACATCATCCA CCCAAAGTACTTCAAGAAGGTGCCAGGCGAGGGTATGCCGTTGCCTGAGGACCCCACCAAAAAAGGGGACCTCCTAATCTTCTTCGACATCCAGTTCCCCACTCGCCTCACGCCCCAGAAGAAGCAGCTGCTGCGCCAGGCGCTGCTGACATAA